GCCGGCATGCAGTAGGTGCAGCGCAGGTTGCACCGGTCGGTCAACGAGACGCGCAGGTCCGTCGCCACCCGACCGAACCGGTCTTCCAGAGGCTGCCCCATCCAGCCAGCATAGGGGCAGGGACCCGACCGGGCCGTCCGAGCGGTTTCGTCCCCCGGATAACCTCGGGTCGTGAGTCGTCTGCAGTTCCTGCTCAGCAAGCGCTGGGCCCTCTTCTTCCTCGCCGTCACCCTCCTCTCCTGGCTCGCCTGGGAGCTGGGCCAGTGGCAGTTCGACCGCCTCGAGGACCGACGGGACCGCAACGCCCAGATCCAGCGCAACGAGGAGCTCGACCCGGTACCGGTCCAGGAGGTCCTCTCCGTCGGTCGACCTGTCGACAAGGCGCTGGAGTGGCGTCTGGTCGAGGCCAGTGGCACCTACGCGGTCGAGGACACGGTCGTGGTGCGCTACCGCACCCGGGACGGCGGCCCGGGCGTGGACGCGGTGGTCCCGCTGGTGCTCGACGACGGCACGTCCCTGGTCGTGGACCGGGGCTGGTGGCCGACCCAGAACCGGGGCGAGGTGCCCGAGGACCTGCCCGACCCGCCGACCGGTGAGGTCACCATCACCGGCTGGGTGCGGATCGACGCCACCGGTGACGCCGCACAGGTCACCGAGCAGCGGACGCGGGCGATCAGCAGCGAGGAGATCGGCGAGGCGCTGGACCGCGAGGTGCTGAGCGGCTTCGTGGACCTGGCGACCGAGGACCCCGAGGCCGCGGAGCCGCTGGAGCGGGTCGACCTGCCCGACCTGGACGACGGTCCGCACTTCTTCTACGGCCTCCAGTGGTGGTTCTTCGGTGGCCTGGCGGTCTTCGGCTTCTTCTACCTGCTCTTCGACGAGTGGCGGGACCGACGGGCCGCCTCACAGGCCGCGGAGCATGCCGCCGTCGACCGGGAGCATGACTCCACTGAGGTATGACGCGGCCGGCGAGAGCACGAAGGCCGCCACCCGCCCGAACTCCTCGGGCCGTCCGTAGCGACCCAGCGGGATGCTCCGCTCGGCTGCGGCGCGGGCTGCCGCCGGGTCGGGAGCACCCGCGTCGAGGCTAAGCACGCGGTCGGTCTCGATCCGGGCGGGCATCAGCCCGTTGACCCGGACACCTCGCGGGCCGAGCTGGTCGGCGAGCTCCTTGGCCACCATGGCCAACCCCGGTCGCAGTCCGTTGGAGATCCCCAGTCCCGCCAGCGGGGCGCGCACGCTCGAGGAGAGCACCACGGCGAGCGAGCCGCCCTCGGGGAGCTCCTCCCCCACGACCCGCAGCAGGCGCACGGCACCGAGGAAGACGGACTCGAAGGAGTCCCGCCACTCCTGGTCCTCCATCGCCAGCGAGCCCCCGGCGGGCGGGCCGCCCACGCTGATCAGGGCACCGTCCAGCCGCCCCCAGCGTGTTCGCGCGGCGGCGACCAGCCGGGACGGCGTACGGGGGTCCGCGTTGTCGGCGACCATCCCCTCGGCCCGGTCGTCGCCCAGGCGACGCACCGCCGCGTCGACCCGTTCCTGGCTCCGCCCGGAGACCACCACCCGGGCGCCCTCGGCGACCAGGCACTCGGCGGTGGCCAGGCCGAGCCCGCCGCTCCCGCCGGTGACGATCAGGACGTGTTGGTCCAGCTGGAGGTCCATGCCCCCGGAATCTACCCCCGCAGGGGCTCCTCCAGGGGTCGCGAGCGCTCGGAGAAGTACTGCGTCCGGTAGAGGTCGGCGTACAGCCCACCCTGCTCGAGCAGCTCCTCGTG
The window above is part of the Nocardioides campestrisoli genome. Proteins encoded here:
- a CDS encoding SURF1 family cytochrome oxidase biogenesis protein, whose translation is MSRLQFLLSKRWALFFLAVTLLSWLAWELGQWQFDRLEDRRDRNAQIQRNEELDPVPVQEVLSVGRPVDKALEWRLVEASGTYAVEDTVVVRYRTRDGGPGVDAVVPLVLDDGTSLVVDRGWWPTQNRGEVPEDLPDPPTGEVTITGWVRIDATGDAAQVTEQRTRAISSEEIGEALDREVLSGFVDLATEDPEAAEPLERVDLPDLDDGPHFFYGLQWWFFGGLAVFGFFYLLFDEWRDRRAASQAAEHAAVDREHDSTEV
- a CDS encoding SDR family oxidoreductase; the encoded protein is MDLQLDQHVLIVTGGSGGLGLATAECLVAEGARVVVSGRSQERVDAAVRRLGDDRAEGMVADNADPRTPSRLVAAARTRWGRLDGALISVGGPPAGGSLAMEDQEWRDSFESVFLGAVRLLRVVGEELPEGGSLAVVLSSSVRAPLAGLGISNGLRPGLAMVAKELADQLGPRGVRVNGLMPARIETDRVLSLDAGAPDPAAARAAAERSIPLGRYGRPEEFGRVAAFVLSPAASYLSGVMLPVDGGMLRGL